A single Oryza brachyantha chromosome 8, ObraRS2, whole genome shotgun sequence DNA region contains:
- the LOC102711827 gene encoding non-specific lipid transfer protein GPI-anchored 1 isoform X1 gives MMAARWCVLAAAVVAWCAAATGAAAAPAAAPDALQTKCQQDFTKLTNCMDYATGHEDAPSSTCCGDTSETQRQRPECLCYIVQQVHSGRNEVQSLGLRFDRLLAMPAACKLPNANVSLCINLLHLTPSSPDYALFANASKVTPSTSTTTPAAAATAGGFKVQAGLSYGVAAAVASAVFSSIF, from the exons ATGatggcggcgaggtggtgcgTGCTCGCGGCCGCGGTGGTGGCGtggtgcgcggcggcgaccggcgccgcggcggctccggcggcggcgccggacgcGCTGCAGACCAAGTGCCAGCAGGACTTCACGAAGCTGACCAACTGCATGGACTACGCGACCGGGCACGAGgacgcgccgtcgtcgacgtgcTGCGGCGACACGTCGGAgacgcagcggcagcggccggAGTGCCTCTGCTACATCGTCCAGCAGGTGCACAGCGGCCGGAACGAGGTGCAGTCGCTCGGTCTCCGCTTCGACCGCCTCCTCGCCATGCCCGCCGCCTGCAAGCTCCCCAACGCCAACGTCTCCCTCTGCATCA ACCTGCTGCACCTGACACCAAGCTCACCGGACTACGCTCTCTTCGCCAACGCCTCCAAGG TTACGCCGTCGaccagcaccaccaccccggctgcggccgccaccgccggtgggTTCAAGGTTCAGGCCGGGCTCAGCTacggcgtcgcggcggcggtggcttcTGCCGTCTTCTCCTCCATCTTCTGA
- the LOC102711827 gene encoding non-specific lipid transfer protein GPI-anchored 1 isoform X2 translates to MMAARWCVLAAAVVAWCAPDALQTKCQQDFTKLTNCMDYATGHEDAPSSTCCGDTSETQRQRPECLCYIVQQVHSGRNEVQSLGLRFDRLLAMPAACKLPNANVSLCINLLHLTPSSPDYALFANASKVTPSTSTTTPAAAATAGGFKVQAGLSYGVAAAVASAVFSSIF, encoded by the exons ATGatggcggcgaggtggtgcgTGCTCGCGGCCGCGGTGGTGGCGtggtgc gcgccggacgcGCTGCAGACCAAGTGCCAGCAGGACTTCACGAAGCTGACCAACTGCATGGACTACGCGACCGGGCACGAGgacgcgccgtcgtcgacgtgcTGCGGCGACACGTCGGAgacgcagcggcagcggccggAGTGCCTCTGCTACATCGTCCAGCAGGTGCACAGCGGCCGGAACGAGGTGCAGTCGCTCGGTCTCCGCTTCGACCGCCTCCTCGCCATGCCCGCCGCCTGCAAGCTCCCCAACGCCAACGTCTCCCTCTGCATCA ACCTGCTGCACCTGACACCAAGCTCACCGGACTACGCTCTCTTCGCCAACGCCTCCAAGG TTACGCCGTCGaccagcaccaccaccccggctgcggccgccaccgccggtgggTTCAAGGTTCAGGCCGGGCTCAGCTacggcgtcgcggcggcggtggcttcTGCCGTCTTCTCCTCCATCTTCTGA
- the LOC102702031 gene encoding transmembrane emp24 domain-containing protein p24beta2-like, with protein MMEVLSWRTVCLLVLCTLTLLYPALAIRFVIDREECFSHNVEYEGDTVHVSFVVIKADTPWHYSEDGVDLVVKDPNGAQVRDSRDKTSDKFEFIVQKRGVHRFCFTNKSPYHETIDFDVHVGHFSYYDQHAKDEHFAPLFEQIAKLDEALYNIQFEQHWLEAQTDRQAILNENMSRRAVHKALLESAALIAASVIQVYLLRRLFERKLGTSRV; from the exons ATGATGGAGGTCCTGAGTTGGAGAACGGTGTGCCTCTTGGTTCTCTGCACTCTGACATTGTTATACCCAGCTTTGGCTATCCGGTTTGTGATCGATAGGGAAGAGTGTTTCTCACATAACGTGGAGTATGAGGGGGATACGGTTCATGTATCGTTCGTGGTGATCAAGGCTGACACCCCATGGCATTATAGCGAGGACGGAGTGGATCTTGTG GTTAAGGATCCTAATGGTGCTCAAGTCCGTGATTCTCGTGATAAGACTAGCGATAAGTTTGAGTTTATAGTTCAGAAGAGAGGCGTCCATCGTTTCTGCTTCACCAACAAATCCCCATACCATGAAACTATAGATTTTGATGTGCATGTTGGCCATTTTTCGTACTACGATCAGCATGCCAAAGACG AACATTTTGCACCTTTGTTTGAACAAATAGCAAAGTTGGATGAAGCCCTTTACAACATTCAGTTCGAGCAGCACTGGCTAGAGGCCCAAACTGACCGACAAGCTATAT TGAACGAAAACATGAGCAGGAGGGCTGTCCACAAGGCTCTGTTGGAGTCGGCAGCTCTGATTGCAGCTAGCGTCATTCAAGTCTATCTATTGCGCCGCCTGTTTGAGCGCAAGTTGGGGACATCGAGGGTCTAA